One window of Rasiella rasia genomic DNA carries:
- a CDS encoding tryptophan-rich sensory protein, which yields MKRTLQISNIIAFIVTIYFNYASSTGVFNDTTQATMSNNYQTLFTPAGYAFLIWGVIYLLLFGFVFYQSRGLFITVRNNDFILKTGWWFVFSCAANSLWCYLFVSDYILFSVIVIFLLLFCLLKIVLNNRMELDDEPISVIVFLWWPFVLYSGWLTVACIANVSTYLIKIGWDGFGVAPELWTITLIGIATSINLIVTWKRNMREFALVGAWALFAIAIANCETNEAIKITACIAAGILIISSSIHAIKNRETNPARKCIAYFKN from the coding sequence ATGAAAAGAACACTTCAAATTAGTAACATCATTGCCTTCATCGTAACCATCTACTTCAACTATGCATCCAGCACCGGAGTTTTTAACGATACTACACAGGCAACCATGAGCAACAACTATCAAACGTTATTCACGCCAGCTGGATATGCATTCTTGATCTGGGGCGTTATTTACTTGTTGCTATTTGGTTTTGTTTTTTATCAGTCGCGAGGTCTTTTTATTACTGTTAGGAATAACGATTTTATACTAAAAACAGGTTGGTGGTTTGTCTTCAGTTGTGCCGCTAATAGTCTCTGGTGTTATTTGTTTGTTTCAGATTACATTTTGTTTTCAGTCATTGTTATCTTCTTACTACTATTTTGTTTGCTGAAAATTGTACTGAACAATCGAATGGAATTAGACGATGAACCTATTTCGGTAATTGTGTTTTTATGGTGGCCTTTTGTTCTTTATAGTGGTTGGCTTACGGTGGCTTGTATTGCTAACGTTTCAACCTATCTTATTAAAATTGGCTGGGATGGTTTTGGTGTTGCGCCTGAACTATGGACAATTACTTTAATTGGTATAGCAACCTCCATAAACCTTATCGTAACATGGAAACGTAATATGCGAGAATTTGCATTAGTAGGTGCTTGGGCACTCTTTGCAATTGCTATTGCCAATTGTGAAACTAATGAAGCAATAAAAATTACAGCATGCATCGCTGCAGGGATCTTAATTATAAGCAGTAGTATACACGCCATTAAAAATCGAGAGACAAATCCTGCAAGAAAATGTATTGCATATTTTAAAAACTAG
- a CDS encoding helix-turn-helix domain-containing protein produces the protein MKQPALGQHILALRQEKGLTQEDLVAQCNISVRTIQRIEAGEVVPRSYTVKTILSALGEDFESITESNVESGLKKAFFLKIDDTKQANFLTKHLKIAWIAGIVYFVLGFAEFPADIARMFEDSTLLYPNYIYIPLKLVILASIILFLRGFILTGNILNNYLLKIVVFIMLIFNVAYYVLDLTSLFFDGLDQSVILIAESISFGIVGILMGIAMLRLQKALGNLATITGIFEIVAYACFTIVIFAAGGAILLLPTLILEIIILYKVAQLVKEKQAAL, from the coding sequence ATGAAACAGCCAGCACTCGGGCAACATATTTTAGCCCTACGACAAGAGAAAGGATTAACACAAGAAGATTTAGTTGCACAATGTAACATTAGCGTACGAACCATACAACGTATTGAGGCAGGTGAGGTTGTACCTAGAAGTTATACTGTAAAGACTATTTTATCGGCACTTGGCGAAGACTTCGAGTCTATTACTGAAAGTAATGTTGAAAGCGGACTTAAAAAAGCCTTCTTCTTAAAAATTGATGATACGAAACAAGCAAATTTCTTAACAAAACACCTTAAGATTGCCTGGATTGCTGGTATCGTTTATTTTGTATTAGGTTTTGCAGAATTTCCCGCAGATATCGCCAGGATGTTTGAAGATAGCACACTGCTATACCCTAACTATATCTATATACCCCTTAAATTAGTAATTCTTGCCTCTATAATATTGTTCTTGCGAGGCTTTATTTTAACAGGAAATATATTGAACAATTATCTCTTAAAGATTGTTGTTTTTATCATGTTAATCTTCAATGTTGCCTATTACGTGTTAGATCTAACCTCTTTATTCTTTGATGGCTTAGATCAGAGTGTAATTTTAATTGCTGAGTCTATTTCTTTTGGTATTGTTGGAATATTAATGGGTATCGCTATGTTGCGCTTGCAAAAGGCTTTAGGAAATTTGGCTACCATTACTGGGATTTTTGAAATCGTTGCCTACGCATGCTTCACTATTGTAATTTTTGCTGCAGGAGGAGCTATCCTCTTGCTTCCCACACTTATTTTAGAAATTATAATATTGTATAAAGTGGCTCAATTGGTGAAAGAAAAACAAGCGGCACTCTAA
- the polA gene encoding DNA polymerase I, with protein MSEKKRLFLVDAYALIFRGYYAFIKNPRINSKGQNTSAIMGFMNSLIDVVKRERPDHLAVCFDKGGSVDRVEMFEAYKANRDETPDDIRSAIPIICDILEAMKIPIVVKEGFEADDVIGTLAKKAEKEGYTTFMVTPDKDFAQLVSENIFMYRPKSFGGGYETWGIPEVQKKFEVERPEQVIDYLGMMGDASDNIPGLPGVGDKTAKKFIAAFGSMEGLLANTDQLKGKMKEKVEANGELGLLSKKLATIMLDVPVEFHEEDFEMCPPDTQKVMDIFDELEFRRLKDNFLKAFSVEGMASLGTEHQPKPEKDSTEAKKPKPVAKQSSNAGQGQFSLFGGDGEATADVQSFSSRKTIKDTEHFYQTVQHGMGTKLFLQNLMKQPSVCFDTETTGLNPITAELVGIAFSWEAGKGFYLPFPEEREKAQELIELLRPFFENEEIEKIGQNLKYDIKVLRKYNISVKGKLFDTMLAHYLINPDMRHNMDVLAETYLNYTPVSITELIGKKGKNQKSMRDVSIEEQTEYAVEDADITLQLKEHFEKELGEANTKKLFDEIEVPLLRVLADMELEGINLDENFLKSLSSELDSDIKNLEKAIYEEAGEAFNIASPKQLGEILFGKLKLIDKPKKTKTGQYSTAEDVLSYLAKDHKIIADVLEYRGLAKLKSTYVDALPEQVEPSTQHVHTDYMQTVAATGRLSSNNPNLQNIPIRTERGRQVRKAFVPRNEDYVLLAADYSQIELRIIAALSQEDTMIAAFKNNEDIHTTTASKVFNVPLDEVTREQRSNAKTVNFGIIYGVSAFGLSNQTDLSRGEAKDLIETYYKTYPKLRNYMSELVDFARDNGYVQTVLGRRRYLNGINGSNQVVRGAAERNAVNAPIQGSAADIIKIAMINIHRKLSEGNYKSKMLLQVHDELVFDVYKPELEAMKTLIKTEMENAYTLNVPLDVEIGVGNDWLEAH; from the coding sequence ATGTCTGAAAAAAAACGCCTCTTCTTAGTTGATGCCTATGCCCTTATATTTCGTGGCTACTACGCTTTTATAAAAAATCCTAGAATTAATTCTAAAGGTCAAAATACAAGCGCCATTATGGGTTTTATGAATTCCCTTATAGACGTAGTAAAGCGTGAGCGTCCAGACCATCTTGCCGTTTGTTTCGACAAAGGCGGTAGTGTAGATAGAGTTGAAATGTTTGAGGCCTATAAGGCCAATCGAGATGAGACACCAGACGATATTCGCTCTGCGATTCCAATTATATGTGACATCTTGGAGGCAATGAAAATTCCAATTGTAGTAAAAGAAGGTTTTGAAGCGGATGATGTTATTGGCACCCTTGCTAAAAAAGCCGAAAAGGAGGGCTATACAACCTTTATGGTCACCCCCGACAAAGATTTTGCGCAACTTGTTTCTGAAAATATCTTTATGTACAGACCTAAATCTTTTGGTGGTGGTTATGAAACATGGGGCATTCCTGAAGTACAAAAGAAATTTGAAGTTGAGCGTCCAGAACAGGTAATTGATTACCTAGGAATGATGGGCGATGCAAGTGATAATATTCCAGGTCTACCGGGCGTAGGTGATAAAACGGCCAAGAAGTTTATTGCGGCCTTTGGCTCTATGGAAGGCTTGCTAGCCAATACAGATCAGCTTAAGGGAAAGATGAAAGAAAAGGTAGAAGCTAATGGAGAACTTGGCTTGCTTTCTAAAAAACTAGCAACAATTATGCTTGACGTTCCTGTAGAATTTCACGAAGAAGATTTTGAAATGTGTCCGCCAGACACCCAAAAGGTGATGGACATATTTGATGAGTTAGAATTTAGAAGACTAAAAGATAATTTCTTGAAAGCATTTTCTGTAGAAGGCATGGCAAGCCTAGGCACAGAGCATCAGCCTAAACCTGAGAAAGACAGCACAGAAGCAAAAAAACCGAAACCAGTCGCTAAGCAGTCGTCTAACGCTGGTCAAGGTCAATTCTCACTCTTTGGTGGTGATGGTGAAGCTACGGCAGATGTGCAAAGCTTTAGCAGTAGAAAAACAATAAAAGATACCGAGCATTTTTATCAGACCGTTCAACATGGGATGGGCACGAAATTATTTCTTCAAAATTTAATGAAGCAACCTTCTGTCTGTTTCGACACAGAAACAACGGGCTTAAATCCAATTACCGCAGAACTAGTTGGAATTGCATTCTCATGGGAGGCAGGCAAAGGGTTTTACCTTCCGTTTCCGGAAGAACGAGAAAAAGCCCAAGAGCTTATAGAGCTACTACGACCGTTTTTTGAAAATGAAGAAATTGAAAAAATAGGTCAGAACCTAAAATACGACATAAAAGTTCTTCGGAAATATAACATTTCAGTAAAAGGGAAGCTGTTCGACACTATGTTAGCACACTACCTAATTAACCCCGACATGCGCCACAATATGGATGTTCTTGCTGAAACATACCTTAATTACACCCCCGTATCTATTACAGAACTTATTGGCAAAAAAGGTAAGAATCAAAAATCGATGCGTGACGTTTCAATAGAAGAACAGACTGAATACGCTGTAGAAGACGCAGATATTACCCTTCAGCTTAAAGAACATTTTGAAAAAGAATTGGGTGAAGCAAACACTAAAAAGTTATTCGATGAAATAGAAGTGCCACTACTTCGTGTTTTAGCCGACATGGAGCTAGAAGGTATTAATCTAGACGAAAATTTCTTAAAATCTCTTTCTTCAGAATTAGATTCGGATATAAAAAACTTGGAAAAGGCAATTTATGAAGAGGCTGGCGAAGCATTCAATATTGCTTCCCCAAAGCAGTTGGGTGAAATTCTCTTCGGAAAGTTAAAGCTCATTGATAAACCGAAAAAAACGAAAACTGGACAATACTCCACCGCAGAAGATGTCTTGAGCTATTTAGCAAAAGACCATAAAATTATAGCCGATGTGCTCGAATATCGCGGACTTGCAAAATTAAAAAGTACCTATGTAGATGCCTTGCCAGAACAGGTAGAGCCAAGCACCCAACATGTGCACACAGACTATATGCAGACCGTGGCAGCCACCGGAAGGCTAAGTAGCAACAATCCGAACCTGCAAAATATCCCAATACGTACCGAACGCGGTAGACAGGTGCGTAAAGCTTTTGTTCCCAGAAACGAAGATTACGTGCTTCTGGCAGCAGATTATTCGCAGATTGAGCTTCGTATAATTGCTGCATTAAGCCAAGAAGACACCATGATAGCCGCTTTTAAGAATAATGAAGACATTCATACCACCACAGCTTCTAAAGTGTTTAATGTGCCTTTAGATGAAGTTACTCGAGAGCAGCGCAGCAATGCAAAGACTGTCAACTTCGGAATTATATACGGTGTTTCAGCTTTTGGTCTTAGCAATCAAACAGACCTCTCACGAGGAGAAGCAAAAGATCTTATTGAAACCTACTATAAAACATACCCAAAACTTCGAAATTACATGAGCGAATTGGTAGATTTTGCTCGAGACAATGGCTATGTGCAAACGGTTTTAGGCAGACGTCGCTACCTCAACGGAATTAACGGTAGTAATCAGGTGGTTCGGGGAGCTGCAGAACGAAATGCGGTTAATGCACCTATTCAAGGAAGTGCAGCAGATATTATTAAAATAGCCATGATTAATATTCACCGTAAACTTTCCGAAGGAAATTATAAAAGTAAAATGTTGCTGCAAGTACATGATGAATTGGTATTTGACGTGTACAAACCTGAATTAGAAGCAATGAAAACTCTCATCAAAACTGAAATGGAGAACGCTTATACGTTGAATGTCCCACTAGATGTAGAAATTGGAGTGGGTAACGATTGGTTAGAAGCCCATTAA
- a CDS encoding aminotransferase class V-fold PLP-dependent enzyme, with translation MHNQKELFNLDKQITYLNGAYMSPQLKSVESIGLAALTKKSNPHLISGDDFFTEKVILKQRFAQLIEVQDFETIAIIPSVSYGIAIAVNNIPFERGDEIVVLEEQFPSNYYAWKALEAEKGVIIKTVGAPEIKLGRGEHWNQRLLEAISPKTKCIAIPHCHWADGTLFNVKEIKLRSAEVGAYLVIDATQSVGALPFSVAEIQPDALICGGYKWLMGPYGLGVAYFGERFHHGKPLENNWMNHIGSENFSNLVNYNHTLKPKATRYDVGESSNFILTPMLSEAIRQLTNWQPRNIQQYCKDITSSAISQLKNKGYFIEEDDFRSHHLFGIYPAANKNIEQIKAHLADKKVFVSYRGKAIRVSPNVYNNEADLDKLVSCLT, from the coding sequence ATGCACAACCAAAAAGAACTTTTTAATCTAGACAAACAAATAACATACCTCAATGGCGCATACATGTCGCCACAACTTAAATCTGTAGAATCTATTGGTCTCGCTGCTTTGACCAAAAAGAGTAATCCTCATCTGATTTCTGGCGATGATTTTTTTACTGAAAAAGTAATATTGAAACAACGTTTTGCCCAATTAATTGAAGTCCAAGATTTTGAGACCATAGCAATAATTCCATCTGTTTCATACGGAATTGCAATTGCAGTAAATAACATTCCTTTTGAGCGTGGCGATGAAATAGTGGTCTTAGAAGAGCAGTTTCCGAGTAATTACTATGCTTGGAAAGCGTTAGAAGCCGAAAAGGGTGTTATTATTAAAACAGTTGGAGCACCCGAAATAAAATTAGGTAGAGGAGAGCATTGGAACCAACGTTTATTAGAAGCCATTTCACCAAAAACTAAATGTATTGCCATACCTCATTGCCATTGGGCAGATGGCACACTTTTTAACGTAAAAGAAATTAAACTACGAAGTGCAGAAGTAGGAGCATATTTGGTAATAGATGCTACGCAAAGCGTGGGTGCCTTGCCGTTTTCTGTTGCCGAAATACAACCCGACGCCCTAATTTGTGGTGGTTACAAATGGTTAATGGGACCCTATGGCTTAGGTGTTGCATATTTTGGCGAGCGATTTCATCATGGAAAACCGCTTGAAAACAACTGGATGAACCACATTGGGTCTGAAAACTTTTCAAATTTGGTGAATTACAACCACACCTTAAAACCAAAAGCAACCCGATATGATGTAGGGGAAAGCAGTAATTTTATACTTACTCCTATGCTTTCTGAAGCTATTAGGCAGCTTACTAATTGGCAGCCAAGAAACATTCAGCAGTATTGTAAAGACATAACGAGTAGCGCAATCTCACAGTTAAAAAATAAAGGATATTTTATCGAGGAAGACGATTTCCGAAGTCATCACCTTTTCGGAATCTATCCTGCAGCCAACAAAAACATAGAGCAGATAAAAGCGCATTTGGCTGATAAGAAAGTTTTTGTTTCGTATCGCGGTAAAGCAATTCGGGTTTCACCTAATGTATACAACAATGAAGCAGATCTAGACAAACTAGTTAGCTGTTTAACCTAA
- a CDS encoding dihydrolipoyl dehydrogenase family protein — MKAEHFDVFVIGTGTAGKGVAKDCSRAGLKVAIADNREYGGTCPNRGCDPKKVLVGATQVWQMAENLKGKGISNTPKLNWKNLQKFKEQFTNAVPAATERALKKEGITMYHQSPKFLDEETLSVEGKTVTADKIVIATGQRPMELKIPGREYLLKSEDFLHQPELPDEIIFIGAGYIGMEFAHVAIRFGAKVTIVEAGDRPLENFDKDLVLHLTQRSEELGINFIFNAQATKVEKLRTNFRVTYKKDGKTLSCKAKAVFNTAGRVPSIQDLDLEKGNVAFEKGGISVNSYLQNTTNKNVYACGDVSASGTLPLTPVSSHEFRVVSKNIREGNTTRLDCPPVPSVVFTLPQLASIGLTEAQVKAQGLAYVVEYKNVPNWFNAKQNGEAVYAYKTIVDKERNLILGAHICGMHAAEMINLFVLAMRGKLETAALKEMVFAYPTWGNDIRGMV, encoded by the coding sequence ATGAAGGCAGAACACTTCGACGTATTTGTAATAGGAACAGGCACCGCAGGCAAAGGTGTTGCTAAAGATTGTTCAAGGGCTGGTCTGAAAGTAGCAATTGCAGACAACCGTGAGTACGGGGGTACCTGCCCCAATCGAGGTTGCGACCCAAAAAAAGTGTTGGTCGGGGCCACACAAGTATGGCAAATGGCAGAAAACTTAAAGGGTAAAGGAATTTCTAACACACCTAAACTAAACTGGAAGAATCTTCAGAAGTTTAAAGAACAGTTTACAAATGCCGTACCTGCCGCAACAGAAAGAGCCTTAAAAAAAGAAGGAATAACCATGTATCATCAGTCTCCTAAGTTTTTAGATGAAGAGACGCTTTCCGTAGAAGGTAAAACTGTTACAGCAGACAAAATTGTGATAGCAACGGGACAAAGACCAATGGAACTTAAGATACCCGGACGAGAATATCTTTTAAAGAGCGAAGATTTTTTGCATCAACCAGAGCTTCCAGATGAAATTATTTTTATCGGTGCTGGCTATATCGGGATGGAATTTGCCCATGTTGCCATTCGCTTTGGTGCTAAGGTCACTATTGTAGAAGCGGGAGACAGACCCCTAGAAAATTTTGACAAGGATTTGGTTCTTCATCTCACCCAACGTTCTGAAGAACTTGGCATTAACTTCATATTTAATGCCCAAGCCACGAAGGTTGAAAAGTTGCGAACTAATTTTCGTGTTACCTATAAAAAAGACGGGAAAACTTTAAGTTGTAAAGCAAAGGCCGTTTTTAATACCGCAGGACGCGTACCAAGTATACAAGATTTAGACCTAGAAAAGGGCAATGTTGCATTTGAAAAGGGAGGAATCTCGGTGAACTCTTACTTGCAGAACACCACTAATAAAAATGTGTATGCTTGTGGCGATGTTTCGGCTAGTGGAACATTGCCATTAACCCCTGTTTCTTCGCATGAGTTTAGGGTTGTTTCTAAAAATATTAGAGAAGGAAACACTACGAGACTAGATTGCCCGCCAGTACCTTCGGTGGTATTTACCCTGCCTCAATTGGCTTCAATTGGATTAACAGAAGCCCAAGTAAAGGCGCAAGGGTTAGCCTACGTTGTTGAGTATAAAAATGTACCGAATTGGTTTAATGCTAAACAAAATGGAGAAGCTGTATATGCCTATAAGACTATTGTAGATAAAGAGCGAAATCTTATTTTGGGAGCCCACATTTGTGGTATGCACGCCGCAGAAATGATTAATTTGTTTGTATTAGCAATGCGCGGAAAATTAGAAACAGCAGCCCTCAAAGAGATGGTTTTCGCCTATCCAACTTGGGGTAATGATATTCGAGGAATGGTTTAA
- the mfd gene encoding transcription-repair coupling factor yields the protein MSKPIVRSLFKQSSSLGKLREAITQSEQNLEVSGLVGSATSLVIAEAFKSSERPFLLILNDKEEAAYHLNDLENLLDEDTVLFYPGSYRRPYQIEETDNANILLRSEVLNRINSRRKPALIVTYPEALFEKVVTKKELEKNTLKLSLNETVSIDFVNEVLFEYKFKRTDFVTEPGEFSVRGGILDVFSFSNDEPYRIEFFGDDVDSIRTFDVETQLSLEQLKKISIIPNVDASTTQTNRTSFLEYIASKTVICLKNEELLSGAIDKLFKKATEAYAKQVGAVKMSDPSQLFCTSTLLQKQLREFTTITLSTALKAGESDENSSGRDETPLIAIPFSTVPQPSFNKQFNLLIENLNQNTADGYTNYIFCSSESQAKRFHDIFDDISTSLDAGSQKVKQYQTIVFPLYQGFIDHESRNVCYTDHQIFERYHKFSLKNGYAKKQAITLKELTNLEVGDYVTHIDHGIGRFGGLQKIDVEGKQQEAIKLIYGERDILYLSIHSLHKISKYNGKDGTTPKIYKLGSAAWKKLKQKTKTRVKQIAFNLIELYAKRRLQKGFQYDPDSYLQHELESSFMYEDTPDQSSATADVKADMESERPMDRLVCGDVGFGKTEVAVRAAFKAVDNGKQVAILVPTTILAFQHYKTFSERLEGMPVNVDYLNRFRTAKQRRAVLDGLKDGKLDIVIGTHQLVSKAVEFKDLGLLIIDEEQKFGVSVKDKLKTIKENVDTLTLTATPIPRTLQFSLMAARDLSVITTPPPNRYPVETHVVRFGEETIRDAVRYEISRGGQVFFVHNRIENIKEVAGMIQRLVPDAKIGIGHGQMDGKKLEDVMLRFMNNEFDVLVSTTIIESGLDVPNANTIFINNANNFGLSDLHQMRGRVGRSNKKAFCYFITPPYSAMTDEARKRITALEQFSELGSGLNIAMKDLEIRGAGDLLGGEQSGFINEIGFETYQKILAEAIEELKEKEFKDLYTETDKNFKNRTFVKEVVIDTDFELLFPDDYVNNITERLNLYTKLNEIKDEAALKIFEKELTDRFGELPSEVRDLLDSVRIKWKAIAMGLERVVMKKGRLVGYFISDQQSDFYQSSAFGKMLQFVQTYSPRVKMKEKQTRNGLRLLFTIEKVTSIQQVLAVLQNFNA from the coding sequence ATGAGCAAACCTATTGTTCGTTCTCTATTTAAACAGTCTTCCTCACTCGGAAAACTAAGGGAAGCTATTACCCAATCTGAACAGAATTTAGAAGTATCCGGATTAGTAGGAAGCGCCACATCTCTTGTTATTGCAGAGGCTTTTAAATCGTCTGAACGGCCTTTTTTATTAATTCTAAATGATAAAGAAGAAGCTGCATATCACCTTAACGACCTAGAAAATTTGCTAGACGAAGATACGGTGCTATTTTATCCTGGTAGCTACCGAAGGCCCTATCAGATTGAAGAGACAGACAATGCCAACATATTATTACGTAGTGAAGTTTTAAACCGAATAAACTCACGCAGGAAACCTGCACTAATTGTAACTTATCCGGAAGCTCTTTTTGAAAAGGTTGTCACCAAAAAAGAGCTCGAGAAGAACACCTTAAAACTTTCGCTTAATGAGACTGTTTCAATAGATTTTGTGAATGAAGTATTGTTTGAATACAAATTTAAACGCACCGATTTTGTAACTGAACCCGGTGAATTTTCGGTGCGTGGAGGAATTCTAGACGTTTTCAGCTTTAGCAACGACGAGCCATACAGAATTGAGTTTTTTGGAGACGACGTAGATAGTATTAGAACATTTGACGTAGAAACACAACTCTCGTTAGAACAGTTAAAGAAAATTTCAATTATACCAAATGTTGACGCGTCGACAACACAAACCAACCGCACCAGTTTTTTAGAATATATCGCTAGCAAAACGGTAATCTGCCTCAAGAATGAAGAATTGCTAAGTGGAGCAATTGATAAACTCTTCAAAAAAGCGACAGAAGCTTACGCTAAACAAGTAGGAGCTGTAAAAATGAGTGACCCTAGCCAGCTGTTTTGCACGTCAACTTTATTACAGAAGCAGCTTAGAGAATTCACCACAATAACTCTTAGCACCGCGTTAAAAGCCGGGGAATCTGATGAAAACTCGAGCGGTCGTGACGAAACACCATTAATTGCAATTCCTTTTTCTACCGTTCCGCAGCCTTCTTTCAACAAGCAATTTAATCTGCTCATTGAAAACCTAAATCAGAATACTGCAGATGGATATACCAACTATATTTTCTGTAGTAGTGAATCGCAAGCCAAGCGATTTCATGATATTTTTGATGATATTTCCACGTCACTAGATGCAGGTTCGCAAAAAGTAAAACAATATCAAACCATTGTTTTTCCGCTCTATCAAGGTTTTATTGATCATGAAAGCCGAAATGTTTGTTATACAGATCATCAAATATTTGAGCGCTACCATAAGTTTAGCTTAAAAAACGGTTATGCAAAGAAGCAAGCCATTACACTAAAAGAACTTACCAACTTAGAAGTAGGCGATTACGTAACTCATATCGATCATGGAATTGGGCGCTTTGGCGGACTGCAAAAAATTGACGTCGAAGGGAAGCAACAGGAGGCCATCAAACTAATTTATGGCGAGCGTGATATATTGTACCTCAGCATTCATTCGCTTCACAAAATTTCAAAATACAACGGCAAAGACGGCACCACGCCAAAAATTTATAAACTAGGGAGCGCTGCTTGGAAAAAATTAAAGCAAAAAACAAAAACTCGTGTAAAGCAGATTGCCTTCAATCTAATTGAGTTATACGCAAAAAGACGTTTACAAAAAGGATTTCAGTACGATCCGGATAGTTATCTACAGCATGAATTAGAGTCATCGTTTATGTACGAAGACACCCCAGATCAAAGCTCGGCTACCGCAGACGTAAAAGCAGACATGGAAAGTGAGCGCCCAATGGACCGTTTGGTCTGTGGTGATGTAGGTTTTGGAAAAACTGAAGTCGCTGTTAGAGCAGCCTTTAAAGCGGTTGATAATGGTAAACAAGTAGCCATTCTTGTGCCTACTACCATTTTAGCATTTCAACATTACAAAACATTTAGCGAACGACTTGAAGGAATGCCTGTAAACGTAGATTATCTTAATCGCTTTAGAACTGCAAAGCAACGTCGCGCCGTTCTAGACGGACTTAAAGATGGTAAATTAGATATCGTGATTGGCACCCATCAACTTGTGAGTAAGGCGGTAGAATTTAAAGACTTAGGGTTACTTATTATAGATGAAGAGCAAAAATTTGGTGTTTCAGTAAAAGACAAACTAAAGACCATCAAAGAAAATGTAGACACACTTACATTAACCGCAACCCCAATTCCTCGCACCCTGCAATTTAGCTTGATGGCGGCGCGCGACTTAAGCGTAATTACTACACCCCCTCCTAACCGATATCCAGTAGAAACCCATGTGGTTCGATTTGGAGAAGAAACCATTCGAGATGCCGTTAGATATGAAATATCGCGGGGCGGACAAGTATTTTTTGTTCACAACCGTATTGAAAACATTAAAGAAGTTGCGGGTATGATTCAGCGTCTTGTCCCAGATGCTAAAATAGGTATTGGTCATGGACAAATGGACGGAAAAAAACTGGAAGATGTTATGCTTCGTTTTATGAATAACGAATTTGACGTTCTGGTTTCTACTACAATTATTGAAAGCGGCTTAGATGTGCCAAATGCAAATACCATTTTTATTAATAATGCTAACAACTTTGGTCTTTCAGACCTGCACCAAATGCGCGGACGCGTTGGGCGAAGTAACAAAAAGGCATTCTGCTACTTTATAACACCCCCATATTCTGCCATGACCGACGAGGCACGAAAAAGAATTACCGCCTTAGAACAGTTTAGTGAACTAGGAAGCGGGCTAAATATTGCCATGAAAGATTTAGAAATTCGAGGTGCAGGTGATTTATTAGGGGGTGAACAGAGTGGGTTTATTAATGAGATTGGTTTTGAAACATATCAGAAAATTCTGGCTGAAGCAATTGAAGAACTAAAAGAAAAAGAGTTTAAAGATCTCTATACTGAAACAGATAAAAATTTCAAAAACCGAACGTTTGTAAAAGAAGTAGTGATTGATACCGACTTTGAATTACTTTTCCCAGACGACTATGTTAATAATATTACTGAAAGATTAAATCTTTACACCAAACTTAACGAAATTAAAGATGAGGCCGCTTTAAAGATATTTGAAAAGGAACTAACAGACCGTTTTGGAGAACTTCCAAGTGAAGTGAGAGACCTACTAGATAGTGTACGTATTAAATGGAAAGCCATTGCCATGGGATTAGAGCGTGTTGTTATGAAGAAAGGGCGTTTGGTTGGATATTTTATTAGCGATCAACAAAGTGATTTTTACCAGAGTTCAGCATTTGGTAAGATGCTACAGTTTGTGCAAACGTATTCGCCTAGAGTAAAAATGAAAGAAAAACAAACTAGAAATGGGTTACGACTACTTTTTACGATAGAAAAAGTGACCTCAATACAACAAGTTTTAGCCGTACTTCAAAATTTTAACGCCTAA